A window of the Hordeum vulgare subsp. vulgare chromosome 5H, MorexV3_pseudomolecules_assembly, whole genome shotgun sequence genome harbors these coding sequences:
- the LOC123395791 gene encoding holotricin-3-like, whose product MVKQKIVLKLALDDERKRRKAFKAAVGMSGVTSATMEGDKIIIVGDGVDPITLTTMLRRSLGYAELLSVSSGDDKKKDSYGAAYGYGYGGGGDKKKDGYGYGGADGGGGGKEGGGSKGGGGGGYTQSQNAVAPTYPAYQQYNAMPSYPVYSYPAPAYQHQEQDPGCSIM is encoded by the exons ATGGTTAAG CAAAAGATTGTCCTCAAGTTGGCTCTGGATgatgagaggaagaggaggaaggccttCAAGGCTGCCGTTGGCATGTCAGGCGTGACATCTGCGACGATGGAGGGGGACAAGATCATCATCGTCGGGGACGGCGTCGACCCGATCACGCTGACGACCATGCTCCGGCGCAGCCTGGGCTACGCCGAGCTCCTCAGCGTGTCGTCCGGTGACGACAAGAAGAAGGACAGCTACGGCGCCGCCTACGGCTACGggtacggcggcggcggcgataagAAGAAGGACGGCTACGGATACGGCGGCGCCGACGGTGGCGGGGGCGGCAAGGAGGGTGGCGGCTCCaaaggtggcggcggtggtggctaCACTCAGTCCCAGAACGCGGTTGCGCCGACGTACCCCGCGTATCAGCAGTACAACGCCATGCCGTCCTACCCGGTTTACTCCTACCCTGCTCCTGCTTATCAGCATCAAGAACAAGATCCCGGCTGCAGCATTATGTAG